A section of the Candidatus Bathyarchaeota archaeon genome encodes:
- the fdhD gene encoding formate dehydrogenase accessory sulfurtransferase FdhD, which produces MDANTKTIIVSRFDLSNGEVQQREDTVAIEDSLHIFLGTVHLVSILCSPTFLKELVVGHLLSEGVVQSVDHIVDIRFDGEHRCSVTLQKTGVETHNIISQSFSRLIISACGTMSYNSLSELLNKIELKRLSSWQINASIVKECVCKLNKLANTFRKTGGVHAAALFKPNGELIVLAEDVGRHNAVDKVIGAGSLSGENLENCFLALSGRMTGDIVLKAARVGIPIVSSLAAAIDSGVKLAEKTGVTIVGFVRGKRMNVYTHPERIKI; this is translated from the coding sequence ATGGATGCAAATACAAAAACCATTATTGTTTCAAGGTTTGATTTGTCCAACGGAGAGGTTCAGCAGCGAGAGGATACTGTGGCCATAGAGGATTCATTACATATATTTCTTGGAACTGTTCATTTAGTATCTATTCTTTGTTCACCAACTTTTTTGAAAGAGTTGGTTGTGGGTCACTTACTGAGTGAAGGGGTAGTTCAGTCGGTTGATCACATCGTTGATATTCGTTTTGATGGAGAGCATCGATGTAGTGTAACGTTGCAGAAGACAGGCGTTGAGACTCATAACATCATTTCTCAGTCTTTTTCTAGGCTGATCATCTCAGCATGTGGAACTATGAGCTACAATTCGCTCTCAGAACTTCTTAATAAGATTGAATTGAAACGTTTGTCCTCTTGGCAGATCAATGCGAGTATAGTCAAGGAATGTGTTTGTAAGTTGAATAAGTTGGCTAATACTTTTAGGAAGACAGGGGGAGTACATGCCGCGGCATTGTTTAAGCCTAATGGGGAGCTGATTGTGTTAGCTGAGGATGTTGGACGCCATAATGCAGTCGATAAGGTTATTGGTGCAGGGTCGTTGAGTGGTGAGAACTTGGAAAATTGCTTCTTAGCTTTGAGTGGTCGTATGACAGGAGATATTGTTTTGAAAGCTGCACGTGTGGGAATACCAATAGTGTCTTCTTTGGCTGCAGCAATTGATTCGGGGGTTAAACTAGCTGAGAAAACTGGCGTGACCATAGTGGGATTTGTGCGAGGGAAACGAATGAATGTTTATACTCATCCAGAGCGGATTAAAATCTGA